The segment TATTGTCGCGAATGCTGCCTTCGAATAGATAAACGTCCTGGCTGACTAGACCAATCGACTGGCGTAGCGAGTTCATGCTGACGTCGGTAATCGGCTGGCCGTCGATGAGTACTCGTCCGTTTTCCGGGTCGTAAAAGCGCAGCAGCAGTTTGATGAGGGTTGATTTGCCCGAGCCGGTCGCCCCGACCAGCGCCAAGGTGTTGCCAGCAGGCACGTGCAGATGAATATTATCGACACCCACAAGGCTGGTGGCGTAGTGAAAGCTCACATTATCAATCGTCACTTCACCGCGCACCGGCTGAACGAGCGGGGTGGTGCTATCGTCTTTAACGGTAATCGGCACTTCAAGCAAATCGAGAATCCGCCGCGTGCTGGCCATGGCGCGTTCGAACAGGTCGATCACCTGGGCCAGGCCAGTGAGCGGCCAGAGCAGTCGTTGGGTCAGGAATACCAGCACACCGTACGCACCCACATTGAGTGAACCGTTGAGCGCCATCATGCCGCCCACAGTAAAGGTGGCCAGAAAGCCCGCCAAAATCGCCATGCGGATCACGGGAATAAACGCCGAGCTAACCTTGATCGCCCTTCTATTGGCGTCTACGTAGGCTTCGCTGGCCTCGCGCAGGCGTTCAGCTTCGCGATCTTCACTGGTAAAGCTCTTAATCGTCGCGATACCGCTTAGGTTGTTGGATAAACGGCTGGCTAAATCGCCAACCTTTTCACGCACGTCGCTGTAAAGCGGCCCGGCTTTGCGCTGGAAGAAGAACGCACCCCAAATGATCAGCGGAATAGGTGTAAACGCCAGCAGCGCAATCAGCGGCGAAAGCACGAAGAATACCGCGCCAATCACCACCACCGTCACCACGACCTGAACCATTGCGTTGGCGCCACCATCCAGAAAGCGCTCGAGCTGATTAACGTCGTCGTTCATGGTGGCCACGAGCTGGCCGGAGCTTCTTGATTCAAAGAACGCCATATCCAGCCGCTGGGCGTGCTCATAGGTATCCTGGCGCATATCCGCTTGCAGTCGCTGGGCGAGGTTACGCCATAGGATTTGAAACAGGTACTCAAATAACGACTCCCCCGCCCAGATAACAAACGTCAGCACCGCCAGCATGGTGATCTGCTGTTGAGGCGTCTCGAACCCGAGGCTGGCCACAAAGCTCTGCTCTTGGTTGACCACCACATCAATGGCGACACCAATCAGAATTTCTGGGGCGATATCAAACAGCTTATTGATAATCGAACAGGCGGTGGCGGCCATAATGCGGCGCCGGTAGCCTTTGGCGTAGCGCAGTAGCCGCAACAGGGCTTGAAAACTGTGTGCAGGAGAGGACACGAGCATTCCTTACTGAATTTTTGTCGGTTTGACTAGGCGCTCGCCGGGGTGCGCCGCACATTGGTCAGTAACGGGCAGCCGGTAGCGGGGTCGGTTAATAGCGAGCATTCTACCTGATAAAGCGTTCGTACCAAGTCTGGGGTGACCACCTGGGCAGGCGGCCCTTCTGCGATAATCTGACCTTCGCGCATGGCGATGAGATGATCAGCGTAGCGGCAGGCGCTGGCGAGATCGTGCAGCACCATCACCACGGTACGGCCTTGGTAGGCAAGATGTTTCACCAGCTCGAACACTTCAATCTGGTGGCCAAGATCCAGCGCGGAAGTGGGTTCATCCAGCAGCAGCAGCGGTGTTTGTTGGGCGATGGTCATGGCGATCCAGGCGCGTTGGCGCTGGCCGCCGGAAAGCGCATCAATTGGCCGATCAGCGAGTTGTTCAAGCCCTGCTGCGGCCAGCGCGTGCTGGACTACCCGCTGGTCCTCCGCTGACCACTGGCGCAGCCAGCCTTGGTGGGGCTGGCGACCAAAACGAATCAGTTCAGTCACGGTTAGCCCCTCCGGTGCGACGGCCTCCTGGGGAAGTAGCGCCAGTTGAGTGGCTAATTGACGCGTGGGCAGGCGCTGAATATCGGCGCCATCGAGCAACACGGCACCGCTATCAGGTTTGTGTAAACGAGCAAGCCCGGCCAACAACGTCGATTTTCCGCAGCCGTTAGGCCCCACAATGGCGGTGACTTGGCCGCTGGGCAGGTTGATATCCAAGCCATCGATCACCTGCCGGGTGCCATAGCTCATGTTGAGCGACTGCGTGGCAAGAGACGGCATGGTGGGTGTTGGAGATTGGCTCATGTGAAGCTCCGTTGCGGACGCATTAATATCCAAAGTAACCAGGGCCCGCCGACCACAGCGGTAACGATACCGACGGGAATCTCGATAGGCGCCAGCAGCGTACGCCCGGCCAGGTCGGCGAGCACCATCACCAGCGCCCCCGCTAGCGTTGCCGCCAAAATAGGCACGCTGCGCGAACTCGCAAGCGAGCGGGCTATCTCCGGGCCAATCAGCCCCACCATGCCTACCGGCCCGGCAACGGCGACCGCCAAGCCAGTCAACGCGACGGACAGCAGCAGCACTTCCAACCGGCGTCGCTTGACGTTTACGCCTAGCCCGCTAGCGGTAGCATCCTTGAAACGCAGTAGCGTTAGCGAACGGGCTAACGCCATGGCAGTGGCCAGCCCTAACGCCAACCCGAGCGTGAGTAATTGCAGTGCGCCGCTGGGGCGGGCATTGAGCGAACCCACCGTCCATGGGTAGGCGGCATTGGCGGTATCAATGGCGACGCGCGCCAGCATCAATTGCGTTATCGCGCCAAACACCGCGCCCACGCCAATCCCCGCCACGATAAAGCGATACCCCTGGGTGCCGTTGCCCGCAGCGAGCCCGAAGGTGAGTACCGCTGCGGTGGTTGCCCCGGCTAACGCCATGGCAGGCGGCGCGATGGAAACACCAAGGCCTACGATGGAGGCCACGGCAAACGCTGTCGCGCCGTTATCAATGCCGATAATACCCGGCGTCGCCAAGCGGTTACGGGCCAGGGTTTGCATCAGAATGCCCGCTAACGCGAAGGCCGCCCCGGTACTAACGGCAGCGACCAAACGCGGCAAGCGTAGCTCCTGCACGACAAAGCTCGCCATCATATCGGCGTTGCCAAACAGCGCCTGCAGCACCGCCACTGGGGCAACCTTAACGCTGCCCAGACTTAGGTAAATAACGCTGGCAAACAGTAACGCGCCCAACAGGCCCAGGTTAACGGCCACCGCTCGCTGCTCAAACAACAGGCTGTTCGCACTATTCCCGCTTCGCCAGGCGAATCGCCGGTAACCTTGTGGTGGCGGTACGTTGTCATCGCCGCCCGCACAGGACTGGTCTTCCGAAGAGAAAGACATAGACGAGCTTTTTATAGGCGTGGTTTTCATTAGCGAATTCATAGCATCGGTAGGCGGCGTGCACGAACCACCGCTATGAGTACGGGTGCGCCGCACAGCGCAGTGAGTACGCCCAACGGTAGTTCCGAAGGAGCGACCACCACCCGAGAGATGATATCGGCCGCGAGAACGATCAGCGGCCCGATGGGCAGGCAAAACCATAGCGTGCGACGAATATCAGGCCCGGCAAAGGCCCGTGCAACAAACGGCACCACCAACCCAACAAAGGCAATGGGCCCGGCGATGGCGGTGGCAGCACCCACCAACAGCGCCACGCAGGCGATGACCAACCAACGAATGAGGTTGGGGTGATGCCCCAAACCAGAGGCCACTCGTTCGCCTAGCGCCAGGGCGGCTAGCGGCCGAGCAATCAGCGCAACCATCACCGACGCGATCAGCATACTGGGCAGCACGCCAAACAGGTCGTCCAAGCGTCGGCCTGCCAAGCTGCCAATCACCCAGAAACGAATTTCATCAGCGGCACGCTGGTCGTAAAGCAGAATCAATGAGGTTAATGAAGCGAGCAGGCCAGAGAACGCAGCCCCGGCAAGCACGAGCCGGATAGGGTCGTTACCCACACCGTGAAAGCGCGCCACGCTTAACACGCACACGCAACCCACCAGCGCACCTAACTGCGCGACTGAAATGCGTAACGTGGCGGCGCTGGCACCCAGCACTAAGGCCAGCGCCACGGCAAACGCCGCCCCCGCGCTAACCCCTAAAAGCCCTGGTTCAGCCAGCGGGTTGCGTGCCACCGCTTGCAACAGGGCGCCAGCGACACCTAACGCCATACCCACCACGATACCCATCAAGGTGCGCGGTGCGCGCAGTTCCCAGACGATGAAGTGCGCTTCACTATCCTGGGCGCCACTCAGTAGCGCCAGAGCCCTACCCGGGCCAACGCTACCTGCGCCGATTAATAAACTAACGAGACTCACCGCCACAAGGGCGGTGAGTAGTAGCAGCATTAGCGTTCGGGGAGTAGCACGCCTAACGTTAGGCGTTGCAAAACGTGGAACCGTCACGGCAACAGCGCTGCTTCTATATCGTCAAGAATCGCCTGGGCGGCCAGCGGGCCATTGGCACTTGTCCATAGCTGACCATCCACCGGCACAACGTGGTCTTGCTGAACCACGTTTAGGCGCGTAAAGGCGCTGCTCTGCTTGGCTGCCTCCACCGCCGCTTGACCATCGTCGTTGAGCGTTGCCAGGAACAGCCAATCGCCGTCCACTTGGGAAAGGTTTTCAAGGCTCAGCATATCGCTATGCACGCCTCGCTCGCCGACCAGGCCAGCGTCCTGAACGTCCAGCCCCGCTTGGGCTAACAAGCCTGCAGCGAAAAGGTTTTCCGACATCACCATGGGGCCACCGGGCATCCAGCGCACCAAGAAGGCACTACCACCGACACCGGCCTCTTCCACTGCCTTAGCGACCTCGGCGGCGCGTTGCTCAACCGCCACAATCGCTTCTGCAATGGAGGCTTGGCGATTGAGCGCTTCGCCGTAAAGGCGTGCTTCCGCTTTCCAATTATCCGGCGCCAGTGGCTGGGACGGTGGCACCACCGTGGGCGCAATACGTGACAGCAGTTGATACTGCTCATCAGAGAGCTGGGCGGGTGCCAAAATCAGATCCGGCTGCTGCGCCAGCACGGCCTCGATATTGATCTCGCGCACCACGCCCATAATCGCTGGCGGGTTTTCACCAAGATGCGCTTCAATGTAGCTTGCCACATTGTCGCCACCACGCGTCGTCACAGCGCCTAGCGGGTTCACGCCTGCCGCTACGGCAGCGTCCAACGCGCCTTCGTAGAGTGTTACAACGCGCTCTGGGGTTCCCTCAATATCTACGTCGCCAAAGGCGGTTTCCAGCGTGCGAGCTTGCGCAGTGCCTGCCACTAAGGCACTTAGCAACATGCCCAGCATCCCTAAACGCCCACTTTTAATAAGAATTGCTGACATTGATCTCGTTTTAAACAGCGTCGTTTTAACCCGCATAAGTTTCTCTCAATACGATACAGTGCTTTTAATAATAACGATTCTCAAAAGCGCTTGCACTACTATTCCAGCGAATGGAGTGTTCCATTTTGTGCAACCGTTGCGGTACTTATCGGTGCCTCACTGCCCCGCTTCCCAGCAAAAAAAGCGGCTATCGCTGGATAGCCGCTGCTGTATTGCATTTGTAACGGGAACGTAGTGTTTAGAACGCGACGTTGAGGCCTAACCAAACCCGGCGACCATCTTCCACGTAGCCGTACTCGTCGTAGTCGATCGTTTCATCGAACAGGTTGTAGATACCCGCGTTCAGTTGAGTCGATTCATTTAGCTGGTAGCCCACGCCTGCATCTACAAAGGTGTAGGAAGGGGCCACGATGGAGCGTTGAGAAGGGCCGGTAGTCGGTTGGCTCTCTTCACCGCGGTAGGTCACTTTTGTCCACTGGGTGAGCTTAGCCGAGGCTTGCCAATCCAGCGTGGCCGATACTTGGTGGCGTGGTAGCTGAGTTAGCGGCTCGCCGGCATATTCACCGCTTTTTTGCTCGCTATCGGTGAAGGTGTAGCTGGCCGTTAACTCCAGAGCATCGTTCAGCGGCGCGGCAATACTGACTTCGGCGCCTTGGGTAATGGCTTTATCTACGTTCACTCGGTAAGTCGGATCGCTACCAAACTGATTGGCGCCATCGGTGCAAATATCGTCAGGGCAAGCAATGCGTGTGATTTTATCGTCAAAGTCGTTATGGAATACCGTGACACTGCCGTTCAAGCCATTGTCGTTGGCATAAAGCAGAGCTAACTCTTTATTGAGCGAGGTTTCTGGCTCAAGGTCGGGATTACCGTAAACATTCCCACCACGGCTGATCTGCCCCCAGTCAGGCGTGATTTCACGCAGATTGGGTGAACGATAGCCGGTAGATACCCCACCTTTAAGTGTCCAGTGCGGTGTCATATTCCACACACTATAAAGCCGCGGACTAATATGACTACCGAAGTTATCATCATTGTCCAAGCGTAGCCCGCCGGTTAGCGCCCATGCGTTCGTCAGCAGCCATTCATTCTCTGCAAAGAGAGCCCACTGAGTATTGTCTATTTCCGTGCGGGAAGATATCTGGTTGGTAGTGTTGTCTTCTAATGACTCTTTTTCATAGTTGGCACCGAGCGTTACCATGTGCGCCCCCAGCGGCATTACG is part of the Halomonas alkaliantarctica genome and harbors:
- a CDS encoding ABC transporter ATP-binding protein; translation: MSQSPTPTMPSLATQSLNMSYGTRQVIDGLDINLPSGQVTAIVGPNGCGKSTLLAGLARLHKPDSGAVLLDGADIQRLPTRQLATQLALLPQEAVAPEGLTVTELIRFGRQPHQGWLRQWSAEDQRVVQHALAAAGLEQLADRPIDALSGGQRQRAWIAMTIAQQTPLLLLDEPTSALDLGHQIEVFELVKHLAYQGRTVVMVLHDLASACRYADHLIAMREGQIIAEGPPAQVVTPDLVRTLYQVECSLLTDPATGCPLLTNVRRTPASA
- a CDS encoding ABC transporter ATP-binding protein translates to MLVSSPAHSFQALLRLLRYAKGYRRRIMAATACSIINKLFDIAPEILIGVAIDVVVNQEQSFVASLGFETPQQQITMLAVLTFVIWAGESLFEYLFQILWRNLAQRLQADMRQDTYEHAQRLDMAFFESRSSGQLVATMNDDVNQLERFLDGGANAMVQVVVTVVVIGAVFFVLSPLIALLAFTPIPLIIWGAFFFQRKAGPLYSDVREKVGDLASRLSNNLSGIATIKSFTSEDREAERLREASEAYVDANRRAIKVSSAFIPVIRMAILAGFLATFTVGGMMALNGSLNVGAYGVLVFLTQRLLWPLTGLAQVIDLFERAMASTRRILDLLEVPITVKDDSTTPLVQPVRGEVTIDNVSFHYATSLVGVDNIHLHVPAGNTLALVGATGSGKSTLIKLLLRFYDPENGRVLIDGQPITDVSMNSLRQSIGLVSQDVYLFEGSIRDNIAYGKPDADEAAIIDAAKTAEAWSFIETLPQGLDTPVGERGVRLSGGQRQRLSLARALLKDPPILVLDEATSAVDNETEAAIQRSLKRIAHGRTVIMIAHRLSTIVHADEIVVIEKGQVAERGTHSSLLTANGHYAAQWRVQTGEAQAGDVEAVSSL
- a CDS encoding ligand-gated channel protein translates to MSPYLRRSLLASAISTLASGALWAQEAPRLDDMVVTASGFEQQITNAPASISVVSREELERGHYQNVTDALRDVPGVIITGGGAGDNGQDISIRGMPSQYTLILVDGRPQNSRESRPNGSAGFEQDWLPPLQAIERIEVVRGPMSTLYGSDAIGGVINVITRKVAQEWHGNVQLDTVLQEDSDSGDSRQANFYLSGPLVGDRLGLQLYGRTSQRDEDNIINGYEDKSLQSLTARLSLAASDNHDFTAEAGITEQERQSLMGNSAPSEGCRGGCEDSFNDYTHRHIALTHSGRFDIGTSESFIQRETSENPSRDIEITNTTAKTSLVMPLGAHMVTLGANYEKESLEDNTTNQISSRTEIDNTQWALFAENEWLLTNAWALTGGLRLDNDDNFGSHISPRLYSVWNMTPHWTLKGGVSTGYRSPNLREITPDWGQISRGGNVYGNPDLEPETSLNKELALLYANDNGLNGSVTVFHNDFDDKITRIACPDDICTDGANQFGSDPTYRVNVDKAITQGAEVSIAAPLNDALELTASYTFTDSEQKSGEYAGEPLTQLPRHQVSATLDWQASAKLTQWTKVTYRGEESQPTTGPSQRSIVAPSYTFVDAGVGYQLNESTQLNAGIYNLFDETIDYDEYGYVEDGRRVWLGLNVAF
- a CDS encoding FecCD family ABC transporter permease, translating into MLLLLTALVAVSLVSLLIGAGSVGPGRALALLSGAQDSEAHFIVWELRAPRTLMGIVVGMALGVAGALLQAVARNPLAEPGLLGVSAGAAFAVALALVLGASAATLRISVAQLGALVGCVCVLSVARFHGVGNDPIRLVLAGAAFSGLLASLTSLILLYDQRAADEIRFWVIGSLAGRRLDDLFGVLPSMLIASVMVALIARPLAALALGERVASGLGHHPNLIRWLVIACVALLVGAATAIAGPIAFVGLVVPFVARAFAGPDIRRTLWFCLPIGPLIVLAADIISRVVVAPSELPLGVLTALCGAPVLIAVVRARRLPML
- a CDS encoding FecCD family ABC transporter permease; the protein is MSFSSEDQSCAGGDDNVPPPQGYRRFAWRSGNSANSLLFEQRAVAVNLGLLGALLFASVIYLSLGSVKVAPVAVLQALFGNADMMASFVVQELRLPRLVAAVSTGAAFALAGILMQTLARNRLATPGIIGIDNGATAFAVASIVGLGVSIAPPAMALAGATTAAVLTFGLAAGNGTQGYRFIVAGIGVGAVFGAITQLMLARVAIDTANAAYPWTVGSLNARPSGALQLLTLGLALGLATAMALARSLTLLRFKDATASGLGVNVKRRRLEVLLLSVALTGLAVAVAGPVGMVGLIGPEIARSLASSRSVPILAATLAGALVMVLADLAGRTLLAPIEIPVGIVTAVVGGPWLLWILMRPQRSFT
- a CDS encoding iron-siderophore ABC transporter substrate-binding protein codes for the protein MSAILIKSGRLGMLGMLLSALVAGTAQARTLETAFGDVDIEGTPERVVTLYEGALDAAVAAGVNPLGAVTTRGGDNVASYIEAHLGENPPAIMGVVREINIEAVLAQQPDLILAPAQLSDEQYQLLSRIAPTVVPPSQPLAPDNWKAEARLYGEALNRQASIAEAIVAVEQRAAEVAKAVEEAGVGGSAFLVRWMPGGPMVMSENLFAAGLLAQAGLDVQDAGLVGERGVHSDMLSLENLSQVDGDWLFLATLNDDGQAAVEAAKQSSAFTRLNVVQQDHVVPVDGQLWTSANGPLAAQAILDDIEAALLP